A part of Leptospira congkakensis genomic DNA contains:
- a CDS encoding FHA domain-containing protein yields MENNLRKLLFSFSNGFFLCLFLPTLLFAEPGFKLRSVDVRTYPEVKVRFHSNTNVTPQGFVLSEEMNSVVRLTESFRLEQTETKNPIHLYISIPSYTNAEDRRWIIQLANQLVKISEQSGGTSKLQIQSDENKHSFERIRSNVLDISFPFPKEPAPVYPIRTWENFLEGIPKNLSTEDHILIFVSFSPEWQDRFEIPELAKRIRDKNLQLIVLAPSSLEATKLASYANGSHYPIAKADSYSNLFSYLRALGNSDYELVYVSPWNLSRWKTSSISSGFVSVDQGIRFEFDYELSFFKSLYLKLSDPLFFFPVSLFLIFLCLAALYYLRGYEEKEEGILTTAPPEPESFERKEELQVYDRMYGETMEKAARDREIASAIAEKIPLMGTSYSYAVLIRRDGNQNSDQFQLQFDEVTIGNSESNHLVLMDPSVASLHAKIKNRKGKYILFDCVSETGVYLNGRKLLRPKVLHNLDEIQIGKTILSFRGR; encoded by the coding sequence ATGGAAAACAACTTAAGGAAGCTTCTCTTCTCTTTCAGTAATGGGTTTTTCCTTTGTCTTTTTTTACCGACACTTCTTTTTGCAGAACCTGGGTTTAAACTTAGGTCTGTAGATGTAAGGACCTACCCAGAAGTTAAAGTTCGATTCCATTCCAATACAAATGTGACTCCCCAAGGATTTGTTCTTTCCGAAGAAATGAATTCGGTCGTTCGGCTCACTGAATCTTTTAGATTGGAACAAACCGAAACAAAGAACCCCATCCACTTATACATATCCATTCCTAGTTATACAAACGCAGAAGACCGACGTTGGATCATCCAATTGGCAAACCAATTGGTTAAGATCTCGGAACAATCAGGTGGGACTTCTAAATTACAAATCCAATCAGATGAGAACAAACATTCCTTTGAAAGAATTCGATCGAATGTTTTGGATATCTCTTTTCCTTTTCCAAAAGAGCCGGCTCCCGTTTACCCCATTCGAACCTGGGAGAATTTCCTGGAAGGAATTCCTAAAAATTTATCTACAGAAGATCACATTCTTATATTCGTAAGTTTTTCTCCCGAATGGCAGGACCGTTTTGAGATCCCTGAACTTGCTAAACGAATTCGGGACAAAAATCTCCAACTGATCGTCCTTGCTCCTAGTTCTTTGGAAGCAACGAAGTTAGCAAGTTATGCGAACGGAAGCCATTACCCAATCGCAAAAGCAGATAGTTATTCGAATCTTTTTTCCTATTTACGTGCGCTCGGAAATTCTGATTACGAATTAGTATATGTTTCTCCTTGGAACCTTTCCAGATGGAAAACAAGTTCTATATCGAGTGGATTCGTTTCCGTAGACCAGGGGATTCGGTTTGAATTCGATTATGAACTTTCCTTTTTTAAATCTTTATATTTAAAATTATCCGATCCTTTATTCTTTTTCCCAGTCAGTTTATTCCTCATTTTCCTTTGTTTGGCGGCCTTATATTATTTAAGAGGTTACGAAGAAAAGGAGGAAGGAATATTAACTACTGCTCCTCCCGAACCAGAATCTTTCGAACGAAAAGAAGAACTTCAAGTTTATGATAGAATGTATGGGGAGACAATGGAAAAGGCAGCACGGGATCGTGAAATTGCTTCTGCCATTGCGGAAAAAATCCCTCTAATGGGAACATCTTATTCCTATGCGGTTCTGATTAGAAGGGATGGAAATCAAAATTCGGATCAATTCCAGTTGCAGTTTGATGAAGTGACGATAGGAAACTCAGAATCCAATCACCTGGTATTGATGGATCCCTCTGTGGCAAGCCTCCATGCAAAGATAAAAAATAGAAAAGGAAAGTATATATTGTTTGATTGTGTCTCTGAAACCGGGGTATACTTAAACGGTAGAAAATTACTGCGTCCCAAAGTTCTCCATAATTTGGACGAAATCCAAATAGGAAAAACAATCCTATCGTTTAGAGGAAGGTAG
- a CDS encoding ATP-binding cassette domain-containing protein, which yields MGSTDLPVVQIKNATIETKDGQKIWKGISLEIPRGIIYGIIGESGSGKSTLGFSLFGMVPQGCRLQYDSFIVLGEDVLSTSFHSKLFMVPQNPNSAFHPFRRMDSQIKDFFKLSGLSSFPYESLLSIWDKLSIPRNHWKAYARSLSGGEKQRILLSLAFLRSPEILILDEPTTGLDAFSEKIVLETIQNLAKMGMSVVFITHELRIVESLASQVTIMKQGEVIETISVLNQNLEPKTEYGKQLKEASLLFQ from the coding sequence TTGGGCTCGACTGACCTTCCTGTTGTCCAAATCAAAAATGCAACCATCGAAACAAAGGATGGGCAAAAGATTTGGAAGGGAATTTCTTTAGAAATTCCGAGAGGAATCATTTACGGGATCATTGGAGAATCAGGATCAGGAAAATCCACTCTAGGATTTTCCCTTTTTGGAATGGTTCCTCAAGGTTGCCGGCTTCAATACGATTCCTTTATTGTGTTAGGCGAAGATGTTCTTTCGACTTCATTTCACTCTAAATTATTTATGGTGCCTCAAAATCCGAATTCGGCCTTCCATCCTTTTCGCAGAATGGATTCACAAATTAAAGATTTTTTCAAACTCTCAGGACTAAGTTCTTTTCCTTATGAATCTTTGCTTTCCATTTGGGACAAGTTATCTATTCCCAGAAATCACTGGAAGGCGTATGCAAGATCTCTTTCCGGTGGGGAGAAACAGAGAATTCTACTTTCCCTCGCTTTTTTACGAAGTCCTGAAATTTTGATTTTGGATGAACCCACCACTGGCCTCGATGCATTTTCTGAAAAAATTGTCTTGGAAACCATCCAAAACCTTGCAAAAATGGGGATGTCAGTTGTTTTTATTACACACGAGCTTCGGATCGTCGAAAGTCTGGCCTCCCAAGTTACGATAATGAAACAAGGGGAAGTCATAGAAACCATTTCGGTTCTAAACCAAAACCTGGAGCCAAAAACAGAATATGGAAAACAACTTAAGGAAGCTTCTCTTCTCTTTCAGTAA
- a CDS encoding D-sedoheptulose 7-phosphate isomerase, whose product MDHKSLIQSQIEDSIAVKQQLLPVLLPSIEKAGKLLVESLKQNGLLYFCGNGGSSCDASHIAAELVVRYKSGNERKAIPALALNSDQAVLTACSNDYGYEYVFQRQVQAFGKPSDVFVGLTTSGNSQNIVLAVEEARKIGMKVVLFLGGDGGKLKGKGDVEIIVPSKITARIQECHILIGHILCSIIEKELFGLD is encoded by the coding sequence ATGGATCATAAATCACTCATCCAATCACAAATAGAAGATTCTATCGCTGTCAAACAGCAGTTACTTCCTGTTCTTTTGCCTTCGATTGAAAAAGCTGGAAAACTTCTCGTGGAATCACTGAAACAAAATGGATTGTTATACTTTTGTGGAAATGGAGGTTCTAGTTGTGATGCTTCTCATATCGCAGCGGAACTTGTGGTTCGTTACAAATCAGGCAATGAAAGAAAAGCCATTCCTGCCCTTGCCCTCAACAGTGACCAGGCAGTTCTTACTGCTTGTTCCAATGATTATGGTTATGAATATGTATTCCAAAGACAAGTCCAAGCGTTTGGAAAACCGTCGGATGTTTTTGTGGGCCTAACCACTTCTGGAAATTCGCAAAACATTGTTTTGGCGGTAGAAGAAGCTCGGAAAATTGGAATGAAGGTTGTTTTGTTTTTGGGTGGTGATGGGGGAAAACTAAAGGGTAAGGGTGACGTGGAAATCATTGTCCCTTCCAAAATCACAGCTAGAATCCAAGAATGTCATATTTTGATTGGCCATATCCTTTGTAGCATCATTGAAAAGGAACTCTTTGGGCTCGACTGA